A region from the Penaeus monodon isolate SGIC_2016 chromosome 17, NSTDA_Pmon_1, whole genome shotgun sequence genome encodes:
- the LOC119583750 gene encoding uncharacterized protein LOC119583750 isoform X2, with amino-acid sequence MSSTAVECNTTKAAENTKENDNTKEQNGPSRVRKAKKPEIQIYRPGALRQKRSNQVGDQGGKEANEGKAPESKFDSKDDAVRVEAGSRASRKGRQGKGGDNTAGNAPETKQIASETGKYSSRKGSIEYPQNTHLHDKTNKGDATHPDGKPGRGQLGRDGKRAQKINKAPEENTGRVEILEKDNKEQSLNQVITESTPDLKGKRHSSNRDNRGRSDQSRKKRDEVGHQKLDTIDANCDEKRLPKKETGQNARMGSEKEKGMGSNAAPEYQMKQKEEKSQEIASSHREEKKVPSGSNIQNEKGRRDGALKSERTREKDELYINKGAGGMRVQSGRAPEKKYDYPRQMDAKHKGTFVEYPENANEKGSWKSKEHVRCASNKQGRKEKNFENARKSGRGRDREGNDGYEKVSQKFHDRLHDDFDIESFVGYEDDGDDSSQISVQALANKVDELALKSTKSQKRDRGRYDSTGDCKEHGQGIHGVGSQMEYHSPRGITDPASQGRFTEKVETKPVVSKGQEQVEKTGKTKSYSSARENRKNRMGGKPSAQGRQVASQGGDLKIEVTVNKNSQERTAYIRQESDNKRNERGNKYHLAQELKGDDTAFLHDSDFTAKSGWYGKSVGSTHADKFEREDVDPMIFVDVPEDDWGTEVDNDTVWCNQQGDESPATWTEKPDWKSKRERQRSEGEDLHRRTESPGRRGLIQLPSHNANSDGQEMVSSSSHHLRSSTPVVQKHLYNPNNPSKPVPVVPSARDMPPSREVQREVAKGAGDSMHGSVSTHNNQLSEYVIEGQSPKVDPSLLYNIQKGEMDINYYVSSNQLPFEFRRIMDIRQHLQLCYKQLLVTDIRICQEKNIEGNLWKTLYYVIIEKLREYISREPGLKDRSLATLMMLVEEGHKYLQDLLEALQREYNFTLEEHLEEGGTSNSVTRGRVRLALMSAQKILLSLGDLARYREQYNSTPNYTLAKKWYQMALQVHPRNGRPFNQLAIIAVNQKRPLDVVYYYVRSLTASNPFMSARDSLVSMFDDIRKKYQAVQRSEPDQDMGRRNDGRALSGEGLRQEIWIRPDSGATNRRTLSQSNNDDNSGALDDLKKLPLEQLMKRFLTSYLHCHGMLFSRVGLDGFRECCIGMLREFSVLLQSSPPRLSTNHLLQILAINMYAVSNTELKDNRVGSGYRSAAQELALVLAQEMFGCLAQHVVELLPHNVQHHPQQQQTPQQQQQQQPVAAVDPQRLFTPTLAHFMPPLKAWCDWLLYHSAVWNPPPAAREYSTTGVNCDPWSSVAELATILRGFGPPDVPLTDAASIDAVPVKLMEDSFLRGYEPLLPAHRTLSYSPSHIHSGRACDWARVLRLQTCLCQFLCGVDPPVLRLQKTDQGDVLVSVVDTSPPDTPTASRLSLSTSDVEIEDSFSDSEPSDIEEDVEAETGLDDDTPLASTVKLLSMRKKMLEKKQRQQRKLQTLLEGSVTLEMEVRPRFLVPDTNCFIEHLDLIKALVNSTPYTVMVPLVVLNELDGLSRDAAVAKYGSIGHAVRVKEGAAAALHYLRDTKPHSLKCVTSQGSVLSSTSFTAEIDMPDATNDDKILSCCVHFCSDSTQRRPIKAGVRRLYREVVLLTEDRNLRVKAHARDVPVRDLLDFAQWAGVR; translated from the exons atgagCTCTACTGCTGTAGAATGTAATACAACAAAAGCAGCAGAAAATACCAAAGAGAACGATAACACGAAGGAGCAAAATGGTCCGTCTCGTGTTCGCAAAGCAAAAAAGCCAGAAATACAGATTTACCGGCCAGGAGCCCTGAGGCAGAAGCGATCAAACCAAGTGGGCGATCAAGGAGGGAAAGAGGCTAATGAGGGTAAGGCACCTGAGAGCAAATTTGACAGCAAGGATGATGCAGTCAGAGTGGAAGCTGGTTCCAGGGCTTCCAGGAAAGGAAGGCAAGGCAAGGGAGGGGATAACACAGCAGGAAATGCACCTGAAACCAAGCAGATTGCTAGCGAGACAGGGAAGTACAGTTCAAGGAAGGGCAGTATAGAATATCCGCAGAACACACACCTCCATGATAAAACGAACAAAGGAGATGCCACCCATCCGGATGGCAAACCAGGGCGAGGACAGCTTGGGCGAGATGGGAAACGAGCTCAGAAGATTAATAAAGCACCTGAAGAAAATACAGGAAGGGTCGAAATATTGGAAAAAGACAACAAGGAGCAGAGCCTTAATCAGGTTATCACGGAGAGCACCCCAGACCTGAAGGGGAAGCGGCACAGTAGCAACAGGGATAACAGAGGCCGTAGCGACCAgtcaaggaaaaagagagacgaagtTGGTCACCAGAAACTTGATACCATAGATGCAAACTGTGATGAAAAGAGGCTGCCAAAGAAAGAAACAGGACAGAATGCAAGGATGGGGTCAGAGAAGGAAAAGGGCATGGGGAGTAATGCTGCCCCTGAATACCAGAtgaagcagaaggaagagaagtCTCAAGAAATAGCTTCTAGTcacagggaagagaagaaagttcCCTCTGGGTCAAATATACAGAATGAAAAAGGCAGGAGAGATGGTGCATTGAAAAGCGAAAGAACTAGAGAGAAGGATGAATTGTACATAAACAAGGGAGCAGGTGGAATGAGAGTGCAGTCGGGAAgagcaccagaaaaaaaatatgattatccgAGGCAGATGGACGCCAAACACAAAGGAACTTTCGTGGAATACCCAGAAAATGCCAATGAAAAGGGGTCTTGGAAATCAAAAGAACATGTAAGATGTGCCTCCAACaagcaaggaagaaaggagaagaatttTGAGAATGCAAGGAAGTCTGgcagaggaagagacagggaagGGAATGACGGTTATGAGAAAGTTTCCCAAAAGTTTCATGATAGATTGCATGATGACTTCGATATTGAAAGTTTCGTTGGGTATGAAGACGATGGCGATGATAGCAGTCAAATATCGGTTCAGGCTTTGGCTAACAAAGTTGATGAGTTGGCCTTAAAAAGCACTAAATCACAaaaaagagataggggaagaTATGACAGCACTGGAGATTGCAAAGAACATGGCCAGGGTATTCATGGAGTTGGAAGTCaaatggaataccattcaccgaGGGGCATAACAGATCCAGCAAGTCAGGGGAGATTTACAGAGAAAGTGGAGACAAAACCAGTCGTAAGCAAGGGACAAGAACAAGTAGAGAAGACTGGAAAAACAAAGAGTTATTCAAGTGCTAGAGAAAACCGCAAGAATCGTATGGGTGGAAAGCCCTCAGCTCAAGGTAGGCAAGTGGCAAGCCAGGGAGGAGACCTCAAGATAGAAGTCACAGTTAATAAGAATAGTCAAGAGAGAACTGCTTACATCCGACAGGAAAGTGACAATAAGcgaaatgaaaggggaaacaaGTATCATTTGGCTCAGGAACTCAAAGGAGATGACACGGCCTTTCTGCATGACTCTGATTTCACGGCTAAGTCCGGGTGGTATGGGAAGAGTGTGGGTAGTACCCATGCTGACAAGTTTGAAAGAGAAGATGTTGATCCCATGATTTTTGTTGACGTACCTGAGGATGATTGGGGAACTGAGGTGGATAATGACACAGTGTGGTGTAATCAGCAAGGAGACGAATCACCTGCCACATGGACTGAGAAACCAGATTGGAAGTCCAAGCGAGAGAGGCAAAGGTCAGAGGGTGAGGATCTCCATAGGAGAACTGAGAGCCCCGGACGCAGGGGACTCATCCAGCTGCCGTCCCATAATGCAAACAGTGATGGACAGGAAATGGTTTCCTCTTCATCTCACCATCTTAGGTCATCAACACCTGTAGTGCAGAAACATTTATACAACCCAAATAATCCTAGCAAACCTGTCCCTGTTGTGCCGAGTGCTCGTGACATGCCCCCGTCCCGTGAAGTGCAACGAGAGGTGGCAAAGGGTGCAGGGGACAGTATGCATGGCTCAGTGTCTACTCATAACAACCAGCTAAGTGAATATGTGATCGAGGGCCAAAGTCCCAAAGTGGACCCATCACTTCTGTACAACAtccagaaaggggaaatggacatCAATTATTACGTAAGCAGCAATCAACTTCCCTTTGAATTTCGACGGATAATGGACATCAGGCAACACCTCCAATTGTGTTACAAACAGCTATTAGTGACTGACATCCGGATCTGCCAAGAGAAGAACATTGAGGGAAACCTGTGGAAGACGCTGTATTACGTAATAATTGAGAAACTGAGGGAATACatcagcagggagccaggattaAAGGATCGCAGTCTGGCCACGCTAATGATGCTTGTTGAAGAGGGCCATAAATATCTACAAGACTTGCTGGAAGCTCTGCAAAGGGAATACAATTTCACCTTGGAGGAGCACTTAGAAGAGGGAGGAACCTCAAATTCGGTGACAAGAGGCAGGGTGCGGCTGGCATTGATGTCTGCCCAGAAAATACTCCTGTCACTAGGCGATTTAGCACGGTACAGAGAGCAGTACAATTCAACACCCAATTATACATTGGCAAAGAA ATGGTACCAGATGGCTCTCCAAGTTCACCCGAGAAATGGGCGTCCTTTTAACCAGCTGGCCATCATAGCTGTTAACCAG AAAAGACCCCTGGATGTTGTGTATTACTACGTGCGCTCACTCACTGCCTCCAACCCCTTCATGTCAGCAAGAGACTCGCTAGTGTCAATGTTTGACGACATAAGAAAGAAA TACCAAGCGGTGCAACGTAGCGAGCCAGACCAAGACATGGGTCGCAGGAACGATGGAAGGGCCCTGAGTGGGGAGGGCTTACGGCAGGAGATTTGGATCAGACCGGACAGTGGAGCAACCAATCGCCGTACTCTCTCGCAGTCTAACAATGATGACAACAGCGGAGCCTTGGACGACCTGAAGAAATTACCACTCGAGCAG CTCATGAAGAGATTCCTCACCAGCTACCTCCACTGCCATGGCATGCTCTTCTCTCGCGTTGGGCTTGACGGCTTCCGCGAGTGTTGCATTGGCATGCTGCGCGAGTTCTCTGTCCTCCTGCAGTCCTCACCTCCGAGGCTGTCCACTAATCACCTGTTGCAGATTCTTGCCATTAATATGTATGCTGTTAGTAATACAGAGTTGAAGG ACAATCGTGTTGGCAGTGGGTACAGATCAGCCGCCCAGGAGCTGGCCTTGGTTCTGGCGCAGGAGATGTTTGGGTGCCTGGCACAGCATGTGGTCGAGCTCCTCCCACACAATGTTCAGCACCATCCTCAGCAGCAGCAAACcccccagcagcagcagcagcagcagccagtTGCTGCTGTTGATCCTCAGAGGCTGTTTACCCCAACCCTGGCTCACTTCATGCCTCCTCTCAAG GCCTGGTGTGATTGGTTGCTGTACCACAGTGCTGTTTGGAATCCGCCTCCTGCTGCCCGCGAGTACTCCACTAC AGGTGTGAACTGTGATCCCTGGTCCAGTGTGGCCGAATTAGCGACCATTCTGCGTGGATTTGGGCCGCCTGATGTGCCTCTGACAGATGCGGCCTCGATAGATGCTGTGCCAGTGAAGCTGATGGAAGACAGTTTCCTTAGGGGTTATGAACCCTTGTTGCCTGCCCACCGTACTCTgtcctactctccctcccataTTCACTCG GGTCGAGCTTGTGACTGGGCGCGTGTATTGAGACTTCAGACATGTTTATGTCAGTTCCTGTGTGGAGTGGACCCGCCGGTCTTGCGGCTACAGAAGACCGACCAGGGGGACGTGCTGGTGTCTGTGGTAGATACGTCACCTCCAGACACTCCAACAGCATCAAGG CTCTCTCTAAGCACGTCAGATGTAGAGATTGAGGACTCCTTCAGTGATAGCGAGCCTTCAGACATTGAAGAAGATGTTGAGGCAGAGACAGGCTTGGATGATGACACACCCCTTGCCTCCACAGTGAAGCTGCTCAGCATGAGGAAGAAGATGCTggagaagaaacagagacagcAGCGGAAATTGCAG ACGCTCTTGGAAGGCTCGGTCACCTTGGAGATGGAAGTTCGACCGAGATTCCTCGTGCCCGACACCAACTGCTTTATTGAACATTTGGACCTGATAAAGGCTCTTGTTAACAGTACTCCATACACGGTCATGGTTCCTCTTGTTG
- the LOC119583750 gene encoding uncharacterized protein LOC119583750 isoform X1 translates to MSSTAVECNTTKAAENTKENDNTKEQNGPSRVRKAKKPEIQIYRPGALRQKRSNQVGDQGGKEANEGKAPESKFDSKDDAVRVEAGSRASRKGRQGKGGDNTAGNAPETKQIASETGKYSSRKGSIEYPQNTHLHDKTNKGDATHPDGKPGRGQLGRDGKRAQKINKAPEENTGRVEILEKDNKEQSLNQVITESTPDLKGKRHSSNRDNRGRSDQSRKKRDEVGHQKLDTIDANCDEKRLPKKETGQNARMGSEKEKGMGSNAAPEYQMKQKEEKSQEIASSHREEKKVPSGSNIQNEKGRRDGALKSERTREKDELYINKGAGGMRVQSGRAPEKKYDYPRQMDAKHKGTFVEYPENANEKGSWKSKEHVRCASNKQGRKEKNFENARKSGRGRDREGNDGYEKVSQKFHDRLHDDFDIESFVGYEDDGDDSSQISVQALANKVDELALKSTKSQKRDRGRYDSTGDCKEHGQGIHGVGSQMEYHSPRGITDPASQGRFTEKVETKPVVSKGQEQVEKTGKTKSYSSARENRKNRMGGKPSAQGRQVASQGGDLKIEVTVNKNSQERTAYIRQESDNKRNERGNKYHLAQELKGDDTAFLHDSDFTAKSGWYGKSVGSTHADKFEREDVDPMIFVDVPEDDWGTEVDNDTVWCNQQGDESPATWTEKPDWKSKRERQRSEGEDLHRRTESPGRRGLIQLPSHNANSDGQEMVSSSSHHLRSSTPVVQKHLYNPNNPSKPVPVVPSARDMPPSREVQREVAKGAGDSMHGSVSTHNNQLSEYVIEGQSPKVDPSLLYNIQKGEMDINYYVSSNQLPFEFRRIMDIRQHLQLCYKQLLVTDIRICQEKNIEGNLWKTLYYVIIEKLREYISREPGLKDRSLATLMMLVEEGHKYLQDLLEALQREYNFTLEEHLEEGGTSNSVTRGRVRLALMSAQKILLSLGDLARYREQYNSTPNYTLAKKWYQMALQVHPRNGRPFNQLAIIAVNQKRPLDVVYYYVRSLTASNPFMSARDSLVSMFDDIRKKYQAVQRSEPDQDMGRRNDGRALSGEGLRQEIWIRPDSGATNRRTLSQSNNDDNSGALDDLKKLPLEQLMKRFLTSYLHCHGMLFSRVGLDGFRECCIGMLREFSVLLQSSPPRLSTNHLLQILAINMYAVSNTELKVDNRVGSGYRSAAQELALVLAQEMFGCLAQHVVELLPHNVQHHPQQQQTPQQQQQQQPVAAVDPQRLFTPTLAHFMPPLKAWCDWLLYHSAVWNPPPAAREYSTTGVNCDPWSSVAELATILRGFGPPDVPLTDAASIDAVPVKLMEDSFLRGYEPLLPAHRTLSYSPSHIHSGRACDWARVLRLQTCLCQFLCGVDPPVLRLQKTDQGDVLVSVVDTSPPDTPTASRLSLSTSDVEIEDSFSDSEPSDIEEDVEAETGLDDDTPLASTVKLLSMRKKMLEKKQRQQRKLQTLLEGSVTLEMEVRPRFLVPDTNCFIEHLDLIKALVNSTPYTVMVPLVVLNELDGLSRDAAVAKYGSIGHAVRVKEGAAAALHYLRDTKPHSLKCVTSQGSVLSSTSFTAEIDMPDATNDDKILSCCVHFCSDSTQRRPIKAGVRRLYREVVLLTEDRNLRVKAHARDVPVRDLLDFAQWAGVR, encoded by the exons atgagCTCTACTGCTGTAGAATGTAATACAACAAAAGCAGCAGAAAATACCAAAGAGAACGATAACACGAAGGAGCAAAATGGTCCGTCTCGTGTTCGCAAAGCAAAAAAGCCAGAAATACAGATTTACCGGCCAGGAGCCCTGAGGCAGAAGCGATCAAACCAAGTGGGCGATCAAGGAGGGAAAGAGGCTAATGAGGGTAAGGCACCTGAGAGCAAATTTGACAGCAAGGATGATGCAGTCAGAGTGGAAGCTGGTTCCAGGGCTTCCAGGAAAGGAAGGCAAGGCAAGGGAGGGGATAACACAGCAGGAAATGCACCTGAAACCAAGCAGATTGCTAGCGAGACAGGGAAGTACAGTTCAAGGAAGGGCAGTATAGAATATCCGCAGAACACACACCTCCATGATAAAACGAACAAAGGAGATGCCACCCATCCGGATGGCAAACCAGGGCGAGGACAGCTTGGGCGAGATGGGAAACGAGCTCAGAAGATTAATAAAGCACCTGAAGAAAATACAGGAAGGGTCGAAATATTGGAAAAAGACAACAAGGAGCAGAGCCTTAATCAGGTTATCACGGAGAGCACCCCAGACCTGAAGGGGAAGCGGCACAGTAGCAACAGGGATAACAGAGGCCGTAGCGACCAgtcaaggaaaaagagagacgaagtTGGTCACCAGAAACTTGATACCATAGATGCAAACTGTGATGAAAAGAGGCTGCCAAAGAAAGAAACAGGACAGAATGCAAGGATGGGGTCAGAGAAGGAAAAGGGCATGGGGAGTAATGCTGCCCCTGAATACCAGAtgaagcagaaggaagagaagtCTCAAGAAATAGCTTCTAGTcacagggaagagaagaaagttcCCTCTGGGTCAAATATACAGAATGAAAAAGGCAGGAGAGATGGTGCATTGAAAAGCGAAAGAACTAGAGAGAAGGATGAATTGTACATAAACAAGGGAGCAGGTGGAATGAGAGTGCAGTCGGGAAgagcaccagaaaaaaaatatgattatccgAGGCAGATGGACGCCAAACACAAAGGAACTTTCGTGGAATACCCAGAAAATGCCAATGAAAAGGGGTCTTGGAAATCAAAAGAACATGTAAGATGTGCCTCCAACaagcaaggaagaaaggagaagaatttTGAGAATGCAAGGAAGTCTGgcagaggaagagacagggaagGGAATGACGGTTATGAGAAAGTTTCCCAAAAGTTTCATGATAGATTGCATGATGACTTCGATATTGAAAGTTTCGTTGGGTATGAAGACGATGGCGATGATAGCAGTCAAATATCGGTTCAGGCTTTGGCTAACAAAGTTGATGAGTTGGCCTTAAAAAGCACTAAATCACAaaaaagagataggggaagaTATGACAGCACTGGAGATTGCAAAGAACATGGCCAGGGTATTCATGGAGTTGGAAGTCaaatggaataccattcaccgaGGGGCATAACAGATCCAGCAAGTCAGGGGAGATTTACAGAGAAAGTGGAGACAAAACCAGTCGTAAGCAAGGGACAAGAACAAGTAGAGAAGACTGGAAAAACAAAGAGTTATTCAAGTGCTAGAGAAAACCGCAAGAATCGTATGGGTGGAAAGCCCTCAGCTCAAGGTAGGCAAGTGGCAAGCCAGGGAGGAGACCTCAAGATAGAAGTCACAGTTAATAAGAATAGTCAAGAGAGAACTGCTTACATCCGACAGGAAAGTGACAATAAGcgaaatgaaaggggaaacaaGTATCATTTGGCTCAGGAACTCAAAGGAGATGACACGGCCTTTCTGCATGACTCTGATTTCACGGCTAAGTCCGGGTGGTATGGGAAGAGTGTGGGTAGTACCCATGCTGACAAGTTTGAAAGAGAAGATGTTGATCCCATGATTTTTGTTGACGTACCTGAGGATGATTGGGGAACTGAGGTGGATAATGACACAGTGTGGTGTAATCAGCAAGGAGACGAATCACCTGCCACATGGACTGAGAAACCAGATTGGAAGTCCAAGCGAGAGAGGCAAAGGTCAGAGGGTGAGGATCTCCATAGGAGAACTGAGAGCCCCGGACGCAGGGGACTCATCCAGCTGCCGTCCCATAATGCAAACAGTGATGGACAGGAAATGGTTTCCTCTTCATCTCACCATCTTAGGTCATCAACACCTGTAGTGCAGAAACATTTATACAACCCAAATAATCCTAGCAAACCTGTCCCTGTTGTGCCGAGTGCTCGTGACATGCCCCCGTCCCGTGAAGTGCAACGAGAGGTGGCAAAGGGTGCAGGGGACAGTATGCATGGCTCAGTGTCTACTCATAACAACCAGCTAAGTGAATATGTGATCGAGGGCCAAAGTCCCAAAGTGGACCCATCACTTCTGTACAACAtccagaaaggggaaatggacatCAATTATTACGTAAGCAGCAATCAACTTCCCTTTGAATTTCGACGGATAATGGACATCAGGCAACACCTCCAATTGTGTTACAAACAGCTATTAGTGACTGACATCCGGATCTGCCAAGAGAAGAACATTGAGGGAAACCTGTGGAAGACGCTGTATTACGTAATAATTGAGAAACTGAGGGAATACatcagcagggagccaggattaAAGGATCGCAGTCTGGCCACGCTAATGATGCTTGTTGAAGAGGGCCATAAATATCTACAAGACTTGCTGGAAGCTCTGCAAAGGGAATACAATTTCACCTTGGAGGAGCACTTAGAAGAGGGAGGAACCTCAAATTCGGTGACAAGAGGCAGGGTGCGGCTGGCATTGATGTCTGCCCAGAAAATACTCCTGTCACTAGGCGATTTAGCACGGTACAGAGAGCAGTACAATTCAACACCCAATTATACATTGGCAAAGAA ATGGTACCAGATGGCTCTCCAAGTTCACCCGAGAAATGGGCGTCCTTTTAACCAGCTGGCCATCATAGCTGTTAACCAG AAAAGACCCCTGGATGTTGTGTATTACTACGTGCGCTCACTCACTGCCTCCAACCCCTTCATGTCAGCAAGAGACTCGCTAGTGTCAATGTTTGACGACATAAGAAAGAAA TACCAAGCGGTGCAACGTAGCGAGCCAGACCAAGACATGGGTCGCAGGAACGATGGAAGGGCCCTGAGTGGGGAGGGCTTACGGCAGGAGATTTGGATCAGACCGGACAGTGGAGCAACCAATCGCCGTACTCTCTCGCAGTCTAACAATGATGACAACAGCGGAGCCTTGGACGACCTGAAGAAATTACCACTCGAGCAG CTCATGAAGAGATTCCTCACCAGCTACCTCCACTGCCATGGCATGCTCTTCTCTCGCGTTGGGCTTGACGGCTTCCGCGAGTGTTGCATTGGCATGCTGCGCGAGTTCTCTGTCCTCCTGCAGTCCTCACCTCCGAGGCTGTCCACTAATCACCTGTTGCAGATTCTTGCCATTAATATGTATGCTGTTAGTAATACAGAGTTGAAGG TAGACAATCGTGTTGGCAGTGGGTACAGATCAGCCGCCCAGGAGCTGGCCTTGGTTCTGGCGCAGGAGATGTTTGGGTGCCTGGCACAGCATGTGGTCGAGCTCCTCCCACACAATGTTCAGCACCATCCTCAGCAGCAGCAAACcccccagcagcagcagcagcagcagccagtTGCTGCTGTTGATCCTCAGAGGCTGTTTACCCCAACCCTGGCTCACTTCATGCCTCCTCTCAAG GCCTGGTGTGATTGGTTGCTGTACCACAGTGCTGTTTGGAATCCGCCTCCTGCTGCCCGCGAGTACTCCACTAC AGGTGTGAACTGTGATCCCTGGTCCAGTGTGGCCGAATTAGCGACCATTCTGCGTGGATTTGGGCCGCCTGATGTGCCTCTGACAGATGCGGCCTCGATAGATGCTGTGCCAGTGAAGCTGATGGAAGACAGTTTCCTTAGGGGTTATGAACCCTTGTTGCCTGCCCACCGTACTCTgtcctactctccctcccataTTCACTCG GGTCGAGCTTGTGACTGGGCGCGTGTATTGAGACTTCAGACATGTTTATGTCAGTTCCTGTGTGGAGTGGACCCGCCGGTCTTGCGGCTACAGAAGACCGACCAGGGGGACGTGCTGGTGTCTGTGGTAGATACGTCACCTCCAGACACTCCAACAGCATCAAGG CTCTCTCTAAGCACGTCAGATGTAGAGATTGAGGACTCCTTCAGTGATAGCGAGCCTTCAGACATTGAAGAAGATGTTGAGGCAGAGACAGGCTTGGATGATGACACACCCCTTGCCTCCACAGTGAAGCTGCTCAGCATGAGGAAGAAGATGCTggagaagaaacagagacagcAGCGGAAATTGCAG ACGCTCTTGGAAGGCTCGGTCACCTTGGAGATGGAAGTTCGACCGAGATTCCTCGTGCCCGACACCAACTGCTTTATTGAACATTTGGACCTGATAAAGGCTCTTGTTAACAGTACTCCATACACGGTCATGGTTCCTCTTGTTG